The following coding sequences lie in one Arthrobacter sp. SLBN-122 genomic window:
- a CDS encoding SPFH domain-containing protein, producing the protein MENAGGTALAIVLVVLIVFVIIVLVRSVRIIPQARAGVVERLGKYQRTLNPGLTILIPFVDRLLPLLDLREQVVSFPPQPVITEDNLVVSIDTVVYFQVTDPRAATYEIANYIQAVEQLTTTTLRNVVGGLNLEEALTSRDQINGQLRGVLDEATGRWGIRVSRVELKAIDPPHSIQDSMEKQMRAERDRRAAILTAEGTKQSAILTAEGQRQAAILKAEGEAKAAILRADGESQAIQKVFDAIHKGNPDQKLLAYQYLQTLPKLAEGSANKLWIIPSEVGEALKGIGNALGGTAAETPAAGGLFDDVQGGRTQP; encoded by the coding sequence ATGGAAAACGCAGGCGGAACCGCACTGGCCATCGTGCTGGTGGTTCTGATCGTCTTTGTCATCATAGTTTTGGTCCGGTCCGTCCGGATCATTCCGCAGGCCCGTGCCGGCGTCGTTGAACGGCTTGGCAAGTACCAGCGGACGCTCAACCCCGGACTGACGATCCTCATCCCGTTCGTGGACCGGCTGCTGCCGCTCCTGGACCTGCGTGAACAGGTGGTGTCCTTTCCACCGCAGCCGGTCATCACCGAGGACAACCTGGTGGTTTCCATCGACACCGTGGTCTACTTCCAGGTTACGGACCCGCGGGCAGCCACTTACGAAATCGCCAATTACATCCAGGCCGTGGAGCAGCTCACCACCACCACCCTCCGCAACGTGGTGGGTGGACTGAACCTTGAGGAAGCCCTCACCTCCCGCGACCAGATCAACGGACAGCTCCGCGGGGTCCTCGACGAGGCCACGGGCCGCTGGGGCATCCGCGTCTCCCGCGTGGAGCTGAAGGCCATCGATCCGCCCCACTCCATCCAGGATTCCATGGAGAAGCAGATGCGCGCCGAACGCGACCGCCGCGCAGCGATCCTGACCGCCGAAGGAACAAAGCAGTCAGCCATCCTCACCGCCGAGGGCCAGCGGCAGGCCGCCATCCTCAAGGCCGAGGGCGAGGCCAAGGCAGCCATCCTCCGTGCGGATGGTGAGTCGCAGGCAATCCAAAAGGTCTTCGACGCCATCCACAAGGGCAACCCGGACCAGAAACTCCTGGCCTACCAGTACCTTCAGACTCTGCCCAAACTGGCCGAAGGTTCCGCCAACAAGCTGTGGATCATCCCAAGTGAAGTTGGTGAAGCACTGAAGGGTATCGGCAACGCCCTCGGCGGGACCGCTGCGGAAACCCCCGCTGCAGGTGGGCTTTTCGACGATGTGCAGGGCGGACGTACCCAGCCCTAG
- a CDS encoding NfeD family protein → MFEWLGENWWALWLTAFLAFAVVEMITLDLFFIMLGGGSLAALVADFAGAEPWLQVLVFCVVSLLMVAFVRPVALAHLKKGPAEQRTNVDRLIGEPAVVMEAVTSDGGLVKIGGDIWSARSAAGVLPAGQKVVVAAIDGATAVVSVPPPAATGPDTA, encoded by the coding sequence ATGTTCGAGTGGCTTGGCGAAAACTGGTGGGCATTGTGGCTCACGGCTTTCCTGGCGTTTGCAGTGGTCGAGATGATCACCCTTGACTTGTTCTTCATCATGCTCGGCGGCGGATCGCTCGCCGCACTGGTCGCCGACTTCGCCGGCGCAGAACCTTGGCTCCAGGTCTTGGTTTTCTGCGTGGTGTCCCTGCTCATGGTGGCCTTTGTCCGGCCGGTGGCTCTTGCACACCTGAAGAAGGGCCCGGCCGAGCAACGGACCAACGTGGACCGGCTGATCGGTGAGCCGGCCGTGGTGATGGAGGCCGTGACCTCTGACGGGGGCCTGGTGAAAATCGGCGGCGATATTTGGAGCGCACGCTCCGCCGCGGGAGTCCTTCCCGCAGGCCAGAAGGTGGTGGTGGCAGCCATCGATGGCGCAACAGCAGTGGTTTCGGTACCGCCGCCGGCGGCCACCGGCCCAGATACAGCCTGA
- a CDS encoding putative RNA methyltransferase, which translates to MPSADFPLLCPVCSHPLEHLAATAARQPRLLCPNGHSFDAARQGYFNLLVGKGSPFEPDSAAMVASRFNFLGNGHYLRLAQALTDAIVPHLPQEGAAVLDSGTGTGHYLRRILDAAADSGRQVSAIGLDISKFALRRAARLNPEALNLVWDIWQPLPIAENSVDAVTVVFAPRNAAEFARVLRPQGVLVVVAPRTGHLADIAAVTGMLGIEEGKDERLAGAMAEHFELDATLDVDIPLELSRTAAADLAFMGPAGHHLDLGQIAARLENSREPVTADAKFRLFVFRPRRNAAP; encoded by the coding sequence ATGCCTTCCGCGGATTTCCCCCTCCTGTGCCCTGTCTGCTCACATCCGCTGGAACACCTCGCGGCGACAGCTGCCCGCCAGCCACGCCTGCTCTGCCCAAACGGCCACAGCTTCGACGCCGCCCGGCAAGGCTACTTCAATCTCCTGGTGGGCAAGGGCAGCCCCTTCGAACCGGACAGTGCCGCGATGGTGGCGTCACGCTTCAACTTCCTGGGCAACGGCCACTACCTTCGCTTGGCCCAGGCGCTGACCGACGCCATCGTGCCCCACCTGCCGCAGGAAGGTGCGGCGGTCCTGGATTCGGGGACAGGGACCGGACACTATCTGCGCCGGATCCTCGACGCCGCAGCGGACAGCGGGCGGCAGGTATCCGCAATCGGCCTGGACATTTCCAAATTCGCCCTACGCCGGGCTGCGCGGCTCAATCCGGAGGCGCTGAACCTGGTCTGGGACATCTGGCAACCGCTGCCGATTGCGGAGAATTCGGTTGACGCCGTCACGGTGGTCTTCGCCCCTCGGAACGCCGCCGAATTTGCCCGGGTCCTTCGCCCCCAGGGCGTGCTTGTGGTGGTGGCGCCGCGAACCGGCCACCTTGCTGACATCGCCGCCGTTACCGGGATGCTCGGTATCGAAGAGGGCAAGGACGAGCGCCTGGCCGGGGCGATGGCGGAACACTTCGAACTGGACGCCACCCTCGACGTCGACATCCCGCTGGAGCTGAGCCGTACCGCCGCCGCGGACCTGGCCTTCATGGGACCGGCCGGGCACCACCTGGACCTGGGGCAGATCGCCGCCCGGCTCGAAAATTCCCGGGAGCCGGTAACAGCCGACGCAAAGTTCCGGCTCTTCGTGTTCAGGCCCAGGCGCAACGCGGCCCCGTAA
- a CDS encoding peptide deformylase, with translation MTQTVPPTTAGPGEIREIVERILSAGSLPPIVQAGHPALRQRAAAFEGQLSADELARLIGVMRQVMHEAPGVGLAAPQLGIPLQLAVVEDQFDVDPDAAALRNRSPLEFLAILNPRYTPLGSGLASFYEGCLSVNGLQAVVARPDAVLLEYLAPDGAAGRREFTGWQARIVQHETDHLNGILYLDRAQLRSLSSNAEYAARWAEAGINKAREGLGFDDGPAGISPG, from the coding sequence ATGACCCAGACTGTTCCCCCAACAACCGCCGGCCCCGGCGAAATCCGTGAAATTGTTGAGCGCATCCTGTCCGCCGGGTCCCTTCCGCCCATCGTCCAGGCCGGCCACCCGGCGCTCCGCCAGCGCGCCGCAGCGTTCGAGGGCCAGCTCTCCGCAGACGAATTGGCCCGCCTGATCGGGGTCATGCGGCAGGTCATGCATGAGGCCCCCGGGGTGGGCCTGGCCGCCCCGCAACTGGGCATCCCGCTGCAGCTCGCCGTGGTGGAAGACCAGTTCGACGTCGATCCGGACGCCGCCGCGCTGCGGAACCGGAGCCCGTTGGAGTTCCTGGCCATCCTCAACCCCCGGTACACGCCGCTGGGGTCCGGACTTGCCTCGTTTTATGAGGGCTGCCTTTCCGTCAACGGGCTCCAGGCGGTGGTGGCCCGGCCCGACGCCGTACTGCTGGAGTACCTGGCGCCCGACGGCGCGGCCGGGCGGCGGGAGTTCACCGGGTGGCAGGCACGCATCGTCCAGCACGAGACGGACCACCTCAACGGCATCCTGTACCTGGACCGCGCCCAGCTCCGGTCCCTGAGCAGCAATGCCGAATATGCAGCGCGCTGGGCCGAAGCCGGCATCAACAAGGCGAGGGAAGGGCTGGGGTTCGACGACGGGCCGGCCGGCATATCGCCCGGCTGA